A genomic stretch from Xiphophorus maculatus strain JP 163 A chromosome 14, X_maculatus-5.0-male, whole genome shotgun sequence includes:
- the LOC102231538 gene encoding protein-glutamine gamma-glutamyltransferase E-like isoform X1 produces the protein MCSVANAVKRVDLHCHANNVAHNTHEISTSRLIVRRGQPFSITLELDFAFSTSDSVKLTVETGRFPSPSRGTKCTFGTRVLMCGVGTKAPWTCSIDAKSALKSGCVTLSVTPPADAPVGKYSLSIELGRPSAVKESLVVLFNPWCQNDWVHLPDEKERKEYVMNEQGHIYRGTACDFSPMFWDFGQFEEEMVDICLKLLDVNPKHKRDPEDDVSARCNPIYVGRVISAMINCNDDMGVLEGCWDGDYQDGVCPTRWTSSVSILQRWFQSGCKAVKYGQCWVFAGVMCTVMRFFGIPCRVVTNFVSGHDTNNSLTIDEYFDEYGLKQMGNADSIWNFHVWVEGWMKRPDLDQDGHYDGWQVLDPTPQERSEGMFCCGPAPVSAIHDGHTNLKYDIPFVFSEVNADIVKWKIKADGSKIKMKYLTDTAKVGQKISTKAVGSTAINDLTDTYKYKEGCIMERVVFDDAVRRLNAPGHDVGHGTCKVLVVREVELSLEKTCLRNSHDIKLNLKLSNRGRGVKSMSIFVNAQVTNYTATKVTNVLHDSYVQKLMAGQAVNIPILIPYSAYCKYAVTHDSMKVSVDATDENGDIYATDTDITLEDPPISVKVLGEARLHHPVTVQVEFKNPLNETLRFCSLTINGSGLFRSELFESIGDLPANTTLTHQIQTTPYRAGLKTVVADFDCSTFRDVKDSCTVYIKP, from the exons ATGTGCAGCGTTGCTAACG CAGTCAAGAGAGTGGACCTCCACTGCCACGCCAACAATGTTGCCCATAATACCCATGAAATCTCTACCAGCCGACTAATTGTGAGACGGGGGCAGCCTTTCAGCATCACACTGGAGCTGGACTTCGCTTTCAGCACATCGGACTCAGTCAAGCTCACGGTGGAAACAG GTCGTTTTCCATCACCAAGCAGAGGGACCAAGTGTACTTTTGGTACCAGAGTACTGATGTGTGGTGTGGGCACTAAAGCTCCCTGGACCTGCAGCATCGACGCCAAGTCCGCCCTGAAGTCGGGCTGTGTGACCCTTTCTGTGACCCCTCCAGCTGACGCTCCAGTGGGGAAATACTCTCTGTCCATAGAGCTGGGGAGGCCGTCGGCCGTGAAGGAAAGCCTGGTGGTGCTTTTCAACCCCTGGTGTCAGA ATGACTGGGTCCACCTGCCTGACGAAAAGGAACGTAAAGAATATGTGATGAATGAACAGGGACACATCTACAGAGGGACGGCCTGCGACTTCAGTCCAATGTTCTGGGACTTTGGACAG TTTGAGGAAGAAATGGTGGATATTTGCCTCAAATTGTTGGATGTCAACCCAAAACACAAGAGAGACCCTGAAGATGATGTTTCAGCTCGCTGCAACCCCATCTATGTTGGCCGGGTCATCAGTGCCATG ATCAACTGCAATGATGACATGGGTGTTTTAGAAGGATGTTGGGATGGCGACTACCAGGATGGCGTTTGTCCAACCAGATGGACCAGCAGCGTCAGCATCCTGCAGCGCTGGTTTCAGAGCGGCTGCAAGGCGGTGAAGTACGGACAGTGCTGGGTGTTTGCTGGCGTGATGTGCACAG TGATGCGGTTCTTCGGCATACCGTGCCGCGTTGTGACAAATTTTGTGTCTGGTCATGACACAAACAACAGCCTCACGATTGACGAGTATTTTGATGAGTACGGATTAAAACAAATGGGAAATGCAGACAGTATCTG GAACTTCCATGTGTGGGTGGAGGGTTGGATGAAGCGCCCAGACCTGGACCAAGATGGCCACTACGACGGCTGGCAGGTTTTGGATCCAACTCCTCAGGAAAGGAGTGAAG GCATGTTCTGCTGCGGTCCAGCTCCGGTGAGCGCCATCCACGACGGCCACACCAACCTGAAATATGACATACCGTTTGTCTTCAGCGAGGTCAATGCTGACATCGTCAAGTGGAAG ATTAAAGCCGACGGctcaaagataaaaatgaaataccTCACTGACACGGCGAAGGTGGGCCAGAAAATCTCCACCAAGGCTGTTGGCAGCACAGCAATCAATGATCTGACAGACACCTACAAATATAAAGAAG GCTGCATAATGGAGAGAGTCGTGTTTGACGATGCTGTCAGACGGCTGAACGCACCGGGCCACGATGTTGGGCACGGCACCTGTAAAGTCCTCGTGGTAAGAGAGGTGGAACTGTCATTGGAG AAAACCTGTTTAAGGAATTCACATGACATCAAACTGAACCTGAAGCTGAGCAACAGAGGTCGCGGTGTGAAATCGATGTCCATCTTTGTGAATGCCCAAGTCACAAACTACACTGCAACCAAAGTGACGAACGTCCTGCATGATTCCTATGTCCAAAAACTGATGGCTGGACAAG CTGTGAATATTCCCATCCTGATCCCATACTCGGCCTACTGTAAATACGCCGTTACCCACGACAGCATGAAGGTGTCGGTCGACGCCACAGACGAAAACGGTGACATCTATGCGACCGACACTGACATCACCCTGGAAGATCCGCCCATCTCCGTTAAG GTTCTGGGTGAAGCTCGTCTGCACCACCCGGTGACGGTTCAGGTGGAGTTTAAGAACCCGCTGAATGAGACGCTGAGGTTCTGCTCTTTGACCATCAACGGCTCCGGACTCTTCAGATCCGAGCTCTTTGAGAG CATCGGAGACCTGCCAGCCAACACGACTCTGACGCACCAAATCCAAACCACCCCCTACAGAGCTGGACTGAAGACGGTGGTGGCCGACTTTGACTGCAGCACCTTCAGAGACGTGAAGGACAGCTGCACCGTCTACATCAAGCCTTGA
- the LOC102231274 gene encoding tripartite motif-containing protein 16-like produces the protein MFKAKPHFDRPSLAMKAKKAPSTAKLQQEAISCSICLDPLMSPVTIACGHSYCMSCINVHWDREDRYKVYSCPQCRQSFTPRPVLVKSTVLADLVEQLQLKDIGLNKTIADHCYAGPEDVACDVCTGRKMKAVKSCLSCPASYCETHLQPHYDAPPLKKHKLVNPSKNLQENICYRHDEVMKVFCRTDQQSICYLCTMEEHKGHETVPAAAERAKKQKKLQESRQQIYQRIQDQEKDVKLLQQEVEAINVSADKAVEDSEEIFCELIGFLWKRSSEVKQQIRSQQETEVSRVKDVQEKLEQEITELKRKDAELEQLSHTEDHNQFLLNYPSLPALSESTHSSSINIHPLRHFEDVTAAVAELRDKLKDILTEDCRTISCVISDVDVLLARPDGMSRADFLKFSVFVSEDPNSMYRDMLLPVWYHTKRYLKQNQSFPSHPDRFTYYFQVMSDKGLLGRNYWEVDWRGSGACVAAAYRSGTVAEHAFGFNDKSWALNCTPTGYTFYHNSIETPVSGPVSSRVGVYLDHRAGTLAFYSVSGTMTLLCRVQTMFTQAIYPGLRLQRSKGDTASFIKPQ, from the coding sequence ATGTTTAAAGCTAAGCCACATTTTGATCGTCCTTCACTCGCAATGAAAGCTAAGAAGGCACCTAGCACGGcgaagctgcagcaggaggcCATCTCCTGTTCAATCTGTCTGGATCCACTGATGAGTCCAGTAACTATCGCctgtggacacagctactgTATGAGCTGCATAAATGTCCACTGGGATAGAGAAGATCGCTATAAAGTCTATAGCTGTCCTCAGTGCAGACAGAGCTTTACCCCAAGGCCCGTCCTGGTAAAAAGCACAGTGTTGGCTGATTtagtggagcagctgcagctgaaggatATTGGACTCAACAAGACTATAGCTGATCACTGCtatgctggacctgaagatgtgGCCTGTGATGTCTGCACTGGGAGGAAGATGAAAGCTGTCAAGTCCTGTTTATCCTGTCCAGCTTCTTACTGTGAGACTCACCTCCAACCTCACTATGATGCTCCACCATTAAAAAAGCACAAGCTGGTGAATCCTTCCAAGAAcctccaggagaacatctgctATCGTcatgatgaggtgatgaagGTCTTCTGTCGTACTGATCAGCAGAGTATCTGTTATCTCTGCACTATGGAGGAACATAAAGGCCATGAAACAgtcccagctgcagcagaaagagcTAAGAAACAGAAGAAGCTCCAGGAGAGTCGACAACAAATCTATCAGAGAATCCAGGACcaagagaaagatgtgaagctgcttcaacaggaggtggaggccatcaatgtctctgctgataaagcagtggaggacagtgaggAGATTTTCTGTGAGCTGATTGGTTTTCTCTGGAAAAGAAGCTctgaggtgaagcagcagatcagatcccagcaggaaactgaagtgagtcgagtcaaagatgttcaggagaagctggagcaggagatcactgagctgaagaggaaagacgctgagctggagcagctctcacacacagaggatcacaaccagtttctcctcaactacccctcactgccagcactcagtgagtctacacactcatccagcatcaacatccatcctctgagacactttgaggacgtgACAGCAGCTGTTGCCGAGCTCAGAGATAAACTAAAGGACATCCTGACTGAGGACTGCAGGACCATCTCTTGCGTCATCTCTGATGTGGACGTTTTACTTGCTCGACCAGACGGAATGAGCCGAGCTGATTTCTTGAAgttctcagtttttgtctctgAGGATCCAAATTCGATGTATAGAGACATGCTACTCCCCGTGTGGTATCACACAAAACGGTATCTGAAGCAGAACCAGAGTTTTCCTAGTCATCCTGACAGGTTCACTTACTACTTTCAGGTTATGAGCGATAAGGGTCTGTTGGGTCGAAATTACTGGGAGGTTGATTGGAGAGGAAGTGGCGCTTGTGTTGCTGCAGCGTACAGAAGTGGTACAGTGGCCGAACACGCATTTGGGTTCAACGACAAATCCTGGGCATTAAACTGCACTCCAACCGGCTACACATTTTATCACAACAGCATTGAAACTCCAGTATCgggtccagtttcctccagagtTGGAGTGTACCTGGATCACAGAGCAGGCACTCTGGCTTTTTATAGTGTCTCCGGTACCATGACGCTCCTCTGCAGAGTCCAGACCATGTTCACTCAGGCCATTTATCCTGGACTGAGGCTCCAAAGGTCCAAAGGAGACACTGCTTCATTTATTAAGCCACAGTAA
- the LOC102231538 gene encoding protein-glutamine gamma-glutamyltransferase E-like isoform X2: MCSVANVKRVDLHCHANNVAHNTHEISTSRLIVRRGQPFSITLELDFAFSTSDSVKLTVETGRFPSPSRGTKCTFGTRVLMCGVGTKAPWTCSIDAKSALKSGCVTLSVTPPADAPVGKYSLSIELGRPSAVKESLVVLFNPWCQNDWVHLPDEKERKEYVMNEQGHIYRGTACDFSPMFWDFGQFEEEMVDICLKLLDVNPKHKRDPEDDVSARCNPIYVGRVISAMINCNDDMGVLEGCWDGDYQDGVCPTRWTSSVSILQRWFQSGCKAVKYGQCWVFAGVMCTVMRFFGIPCRVVTNFVSGHDTNNSLTIDEYFDEYGLKQMGNADSIWNFHVWVEGWMKRPDLDQDGHYDGWQVLDPTPQERSEGMFCCGPAPVSAIHDGHTNLKYDIPFVFSEVNADIVKWKIKADGSKIKMKYLTDTAKVGQKISTKAVGSTAINDLTDTYKYKEGCIMERVVFDDAVRRLNAPGHDVGHGTCKVLVVREVELSLEKTCLRNSHDIKLNLKLSNRGRGVKSMSIFVNAQVTNYTATKVTNVLHDSYVQKLMAGQAVNIPILIPYSAYCKYAVTHDSMKVSVDATDENGDIYATDTDITLEDPPISVKVLGEARLHHPVTVQVEFKNPLNETLRFCSLTINGSGLFRSELFESIGDLPANTTLTHQIQTTPYRAGLKTVVADFDCSTFRDVKDSCTVYIKP, encoded by the exons ATGTGCAGCGTTGCTAACG TCAAGAGAGTGGACCTCCACTGCCACGCCAACAATGTTGCCCATAATACCCATGAAATCTCTACCAGCCGACTAATTGTGAGACGGGGGCAGCCTTTCAGCATCACACTGGAGCTGGACTTCGCTTTCAGCACATCGGACTCAGTCAAGCTCACGGTGGAAACAG GTCGTTTTCCATCACCAAGCAGAGGGACCAAGTGTACTTTTGGTACCAGAGTACTGATGTGTGGTGTGGGCACTAAAGCTCCCTGGACCTGCAGCATCGACGCCAAGTCCGCCCTGAAGTCGGGCTGTGTGACCCTTTCTGTGACCCCTCCAGCTGACGCTCCAGTGGGGAAATACTCTCTGTCCATAGAGCTGGGGAGGCCGTCGGCCGTGAAGGAAAGCCTGGTGGTGCTTTTCAACCCCTGGTGTCAGA ATGACTGGGTCCACCTGCCTGACGAAAAGGAACGTAAAGAATATGTGATGAATGAACAGGGACACATCTACAGAGGGACGGCCTGCGACTTCAGTCCAATGTTCTGGGACTTTGGACAG TTTGAGGAAGAAATGGTGGATATTTGCCTCAAATTGTTGGATGTCAACCCAAAACACAAGAGAGACCCTGAAGATGATGTTTCAGCTCGCTGCAACCCCATCTATGTTGGCCGGGTCATCAGTGCCATG ATCAACTGCAATGATGACATGGGTGTTTTAGAAGGATGTTGGGATGGCGACTACCAGGATGGCGTTTGTCCAACCAGATGGACCAGCAGCGTCAGCATCCTGCAGCGCTGGTTTCAGAGCGGCTGCAAGGCGGTGAAGTACGGACAGTGCTGGGTGTTTGCTGGCGTGATGTGCACAG TGATGCGGTTCTTCGGCATACCGTGCCGCGTTGTGACAAATTTTGTGTCTGGTCATGACACAAACAACAGCCTCACGATTGACGAGTATTTTGATGAGTACGGATTAAAACAAATGGGAAATGCAGACAGTATCTG GAACTTCCATGTGTGGGTGGAGGGTTGGATGAAGCGCCCAGACCTGGACCAAGATGGCCACTACGACGGCTGGCAGGTTTTGGATCCAACTCCTCAGGAAAGGAGTGAAG GCATGTTCTGCTGCGGTCCAGCTCCGGTGAGCGCCATCCACGACGGCCACACCAACCTGAAATATGACATACCGTTTGTCTTCAGCGAGGTCAATGCTGACATCGTCAAGTGGAAG ATTAAAGCCGACGGctcaaagataaaaatgaaataccTCACTGACACGGCGAAGGTGGGCCAGAAAATCTCCACCAAGGCTGTTGGCAGCACAGCAATCAATGATCTGACAGACACCTACAAATATAAAGAAG GCTGCATAATGGAGAGAGTCGTGTTTGACGATGCTGTCAGACGGCTGAACGCACCGGGCCACGATGTTGGGCACGGCACCTGTAAAGTCCTCGTGGTAAGAGAGGTGGAACTGTCATTGGAG AAAACCTGTTTAAGGAATTCACATGACATCAAACTGAACCTGAAGCTGAGCAACAGAGGTCGCGGTGTGAAATCGATGTCCATCTTTGTGAATGCCCAAGTCACAAACTACACTGCAACCAAAGTGACGAACGTCCTGCATGATTCCTATGTCCAAAAACTGATGGCTGGACAAG CTGTGAATATTCCCATCCTGATCCCATACTCGGCCTACTGTAAATACGCCGTTACCCACGACAGCATGAAGGTGTCGGTCGACGCCACAGACGAAAACGGTGACATCTATGCGACCGACACTGACATCACCCTGGAAGATCCGCCCATCTCCGTTAAG GTTCTGGGTGAAGCTCGTCTGCACCACCCGGTGACGGTTCAGGTGGAGTTTAAGAACCCGCTGAATGAGACGCTGAGGTTCTGCTCTTTGACCATCAACGGCTCCGGACTCTTCAGATCCGAGCTCTTTGAGAG CATCGGAGACCTGCCAGCCAACACGACTCTGACGCACCAAATCCAAACCACCCCCTACAGAGCTGGACTGAAGACGGTGGTGGCCGACTTTGACTGCAGCACCTTCAGAGACGTGAAGGACAGCTGCACCGTCTACATCAAGCCTTGA